One genomic region from Capra hircus breed San Clemente chromosome 18, ASM170441v1, whole genome shotgun sequence encodes:
- the SYCE1L gene encoding synaptonemal complex central element protein 1-like — MAGKLEPQEVKSPEVVEDGERQTESSEKTEDLLEMVKKLQKEGSLEPQIEDLINRIHELQQAKEKSSEELGEAQALWEALRRDLDSLNGEKVHLEEVLSRKQEALRTLQLYCQRKAEEAQRLPVEEQLEDLIGPHKDLWEFHMLKRRLAWEIRALQSSKEQLLIEERQALARLEDVERRLPAQPEVPAARAAIGGLKAEPEKLRGEAPAQTRSTAEDPAGAGEQAGPQLPSEGDLAPPMQLVPTTAAGQ, encoded by the exons ATGGCGGGGAAGCTGGAGCCTCAGGAAGTGAAGTCGCCGGAAGTCGTGGAGGATGGTGAAC GTCAGACCGAGTCTTCAGAGAAGACCGAAGACTTGCTGGAAATGGTGAAAAAGTTGCAGAAAG agggaAGCCTGGAGCCACAGATTGAAGACCTGATTAACCGGATTCATGAGCTTCAGCAAG CGAAGGAGAAATCCAGCGAGGAACTGGGAGAAGCCCAAGCTCTTTGGGAGGCCCTGCGTCGGGACCTGGACTCCT TGAATGGAGAGAAAGTGCACCTAGAGGAGGTTTTGAGCAGAAAGCAAG AGGCACTGCGGACCCTCCAGCTGTACTGCCAAAGGAAGGCGGAGGAGGCACAGAG GTTGCCCGTGGAAGAACAGCTGGAGGATTTGATAGGCCCACACAAGGACCTCTGGGAATTCCAC ATGCTGAAGCGGCGACTGGCCTGGGAGATCCGTGCCCTGCAGAGCAGCAAGGAGCAGCTGCTCATCGAAG AGAGGCAGGCGCTGGCCCGGCTGGAGGACGTGGAGCGGCGGCTGCCTGCGCAGCCCGAGGTCCCCGCCGCCCGGGCGGCGATCGGCGG GCTGAAGGCGGAGCCGGAGAAACTCCGGGGGGAGGCCCCCGCCCAGACACGGAGCACTGCAGAGGACCCGGCCGGCGCTGGAGAG CAGGCCGGCCCCCAGCTCCCCAGTGAGGGCGACCTGGCGCCGCCGATGCAGCTGGTCCCGACGACCGCCGCAGGCCAGTAG